From Myxococcales bacterium, a single genomic window includes:
- a CDS encoding glycine--tRNA ligase subunit alpha — protein MYFQDLILTLQKFWAERGCLIVQPYNSEVGAGTYNPATFLRSLGPEPWNVAFVEPSRRPTDGRYGENPNRLQQFHQFQVILKPSPLDIQDLYLESLVALGTNPLEHDVRFIEDDWESPTLGAWGLGWQVWLDGLEISQFTYFQQCGGFDMKPVSGELTYGLERIAMYLQDVDNVYDLAFDKQVKYGEIYQRAEWEWSTYNFEEADVKAHFLAFDHAEGEAKRLLERDEDPLKKLVLPAYDCVVKAAHAFNVLDARGAIGVTERQRYILRVRTLARAVAQGWMAQREALGFPLLRGVDRAAE, from the coding sequence GTGTACTTTCAAGACCTGATCCTGACGCTGCAGAAGTTCTGGGCCGAGCGTGGCTGCCTGATCGTGCAGCCGTACAACTCGGAGGTGGGCGCCGGCACGTACAACCCGGCGACGTTCCTGCGCTCACTGGGACCCGAGCCATGGAACGTGGCGTTCGTCGAACCCTCGCGGCGCCCGACCGACGGACGGTACGGCGAGAACCCGAACCGCTTGCAGCAGTTCCACCAGTTTCAGGTGATCCTGAAGCCGAGCCCGCTCGACATTCAGGATCTGTATCTCGAGTCGCTGGTGGCCCTGGGGACGAATCCCCTCGAACACGACGTGCGTTTCATCGAAGACGACTGGGAGAGCCCGACCCTGGGCGCCTGGGGCCTCGGCTGGCAGGTCTGGCTCGACGGGCTCGAGATCAGCCAGTTCACCTACTTTCAGCAGTGCGGCGGCTTCGACATGAAGCCGGTCAGCGGTGAGCTCACCTACGGGCTCGAGCGCATCGCGATGTATCTGCAGGATGTCGACAACGTGTACGACCTCGCCTTCGACAAACAGGTCAAGTACGGCGAGATCTATCAGCGCGCCGAGTGGGAATGGAGCACGTACAACTTCGAAGAGGCCGACGTGAAGGCGCACTTCTTGGCCTTCGATCATGCGGAGGGCGAAGCCAAGCGCCTGCTCGAGCGCGACGAAGATCCGCTGAAGAAGCTGGTGCTACCTGCCTATGACTGTGTCGTGAAGGCCGCCCACGCCTTCAACGTGCTCGACGCACGCGGAGCCATCGGTGTCACCGAACGACAGCGCTACATCTTGCGCGTGCGCACGCTGGCACGGGCCGTCGCGCAGGGCTGGATGGCCCAGCGCGAAGCGCTCGGTTTTCCTCTGCTGCGTGGGGTCGACCGCGCGGCCGAGTGA
- a CDS encoding histidine phosphatase family protein produces MIPEGRELPKHILVMVGLPARGKTYIARKIARYLSWLGYDTRTFNVGEYRRSQVGARQPASFFDHSDERNTELREGIAMRALDDVLEWLAGGGEVAIYDATNTEKSRRDIIWNRCRAVGVQVVFVESICEDEAVVEANVRDNKLRSPDYADVDPEEAVRDFRARIAAYERTYEPVDEPERSYVKIIDVGRQVVVNHMEGYFSARLMFFLMNVHPGRRKIWLTRHGESLFNTSDRIGGDSNLSPRGFAYARSLAEFMRQQPGTDRLVVWTSTLKRAIQTAAELGIRPIARRALDEIDAGVCDGMTYDEIKQNLPDEYRARVGNKFRYRYPRGESYADVILRLEPVIVDIERQRQPILLVGHQAIIRALYGYLTGRPQEECPHVPIPLHTLIELTPTAYGYEEHRVELEPDLPDRSDAPLSMGPWPQG; encoded by the coding sequence ATGATCCCCGAGGGCAGGGAGCTGCCAAAACACATCCTGGTGATGGTGGGCCTGCCCGCGCGTGGCAAGACCTACATCGCTCGCAAGATCGCGCGTTACCTGTCCTGGCTCGGGTACGACACCCGCACCTTCAACGTCGGTGAATACCGCCGCTCGCAGGTCGGAGCGCGCCAGCCCGCCAGCTTCTTCGACCACTCCGACGAGCGCAACACCGAGCTGCGCGAGGGGATCGCCATGCGGGCGCTCGACGACGTGCTCGAGTGGCTGGCGGGCGGGGGCGAAGTGGCAATCTACGACGCCACGAACACGGAGAAGTCACGCCGCGACATCATCTGGAACCGCTGTCGTGCCGTGGGTGTTCAGGTCGTGTTCGTCGAGAGCATTTGTGAAGACGAAGCCGTCGTCGAGGCCAACGTGCGCGACAACAAACTGCGCTCGCCCGACTACGCCGACGTGGACCCGGAGGAAGCCGTCCGGGACTTCCGCGCTCGGATCGCGGCCTACGAGCGCACCTACGAACCGGTCGACGAACCAGAGAGGAGCTACGTCAAGATCATCGACGTCGGGCGCCAGGTCGTGGTCAACCACATGGAAGGCTACTTCAGCGCGCGCCTGATGTTCTTCTTGATGAACGTGCACCCGGGGCGGCGCAAGATCTGGCTCACGCGCCACGGCGAGAGCCTGTTCAACACCAGCGACCGCATCGGCGGCGACAGCAACCTCTCACCCCGCGGTTTTGCCTACGCCCGGAGCCTCGCGGAGTTCATGCGACAGCAACCGGGCACCGACCGGCTGGTGGTCTGGACGAGCACACTCAAGCGCGCGATCCAGACCGCCGCGGAGCTGGGAATAAGGCCCATCGCTCGCCGTGCGCTGGACGAGATTGACGCCGGGGTCTGCGACGGCATGACCTACGACGAGATCAAGCAGAATCTCCCGGACGAGTACCGCGCGCGCGTCGGCAACAAGTTCCGCTATCGCTACCCTCGCGGTGAGTCCTACGCCGACGTGATCTTGCGGCTGGAGCCGGTCATCGTGGACATCGAGCGCCAGCGTCAGCCGATCTTGCTGGTGGGGCACCAGGCGATCATCCGAGCGCTCTACGGCTATCTGACCGGGCGCCCCCAGGAGGAGTGCCCCCACGTCCCGATCCCGCTGCACACGCTGATCGAGCTGACGCCGACCGCCTACGGCTACGAAGAGCACCGCGTCGAGCTGGAGCCGGACCTGCCGGATCGGTCGGACGCTCCGCTCTCGATGGGGCCCTGGCCGCAGGGGTGA
- a CDS encoding DUF72 domain-containing protein, producing MRVRAGTSGFSYPEWRGSFYPAELRPEQMLEHYAARLPAVEVNNTFYRMPKPAVLEGWGAVTPRDFGFALKASRRITHIGKLRNVADSVDYLAKVSAALGEKRKVVLFQLPPVLRRDDALLADFLSLLPAGFRAALEVRHESWFDDSVLSALRAHNVALVAGDPDEGGPSAPLEATADFGYLRLRGAEYAAADLAAWHTRIRELPWQEVYVFFKHETLGPEYALALQALADGATSPASAPAKAAPGPGLSRGKEARPGLAQAQAVAPKKRRRAPGGSR from the coding sequence GTGAGGGTCCGGGCTGGCACGAGTGGCTTCTCCTACCCCGAGTGGCGGGGCTCGTTCTACCCAGCGGAGCTTCGCCCGGAGCAGATGCTCGAGCACTATGCCGCGCGCCTGCCGGCGGTGGAGGTGAACAACACCTTCTATCGCATGCCCAAGCCAGCGGTGCTCGAGGGCTGGGGCGCGGTGACACCGCGGGACTTTGGTTTCGCGCTCAAGGCGTCGCGACGCATCACGCACATCGGCAAGCTGCGCAACGTGGCGGACTCCGTCGACTACCTCGCGAAGGTGAGTGCCGCGCTGGGCGAAAAGCGCAAAGTAGTCCTGTTTCAGCTGCCGCCGGTGCTGCGGCGCGACGACGCCTTGCTGGCGGATTTTCTGTCGCTGCTTCCGGCGGGGTTCAGGGCGGCGCTCGAGGTTCGTCACGAGTCGTGGTTCGATGACAGCGTGCTGTCCGCGCTCCGCGCGCACAACGTGGCGCTCGTTGCCGGGGATCCGGACGAAGGGGGGCCCTCGGCTCCACTCGAGGCCACAGCAGATTTTGGCTACCTGCGCCTGCGCGGCGCGGAGTATGCGGCGGCTGACCTCGCCGCCTGGCACACGCGCATCAGAGAGCTGCCCTGGCAGGAAGTGTACGTGTTCTTCAAACACGAGACCCTGGGCCCCGAGTACGCCCTGGCGCTTCAGGCGCTGGCGGACGGCGCAACCAGCCCAGCGAGCGCACCGGCGAAGGCCGCGCCGGGACCTGGGCTCTCGCGCGGCAAGGAAGCGCGCCCCGGGCTCGCTCAGGCCCAAGCCGTGGCGCCGAAGAAACGTCGGCGCGCGCCCGGCGGGAGTAGGTAG